The following are encoded together in the Kiritimatiellia bacterium genome:
- the genX gene encoding EF-P lysine aminoacylase GenX — protein MENADHLRTVRPALELRARLVRALRAFFSERGFLEVETPVRLAAPAPELHIDAEPAGDAWLRTSPELHMKRLLTAGYERIVQVGPCFRRGERGARHRPEYTMLEWYRAGADYHDILADTKALVLRLAREVLGSTTLRRGEREIILEPVWEYLTVSEAFLRFAGWDPVEQYDPDRFDLDLVDKVEPHLPRETPVILADYPAAAAALARRKPGRPSVAERWELYLDGIEIANAYSELTDAAEQAARFEEWNRARAAAGKPVYPLDREFLAALEKGLPPCAGVALGVDRLVMLFAGADSLDAVLPFGE, from the coding sequence ATGGAAAACGCCGACCACCTTCGAACCGTCCGCCCCGCGCTGGAATTGCGCGCGCGCCTGGTGCGGGCGCTGCGGGCCTTCTTTTCCGAGCGCGGGTTCCTGGAGGTCGAGACGCCCGTCCGGCTCGCGGCCCCCGCGCCGGAACTCCACATCGACGCCGAACCTGCGGGCGACGCCTGGCTGCGGACCTCGCCCGAGCTCCACATGAAACGCCTGCTCACCGCCGGCTACGAGCGGATCGTCCAGGTCGGGCCCTGTTTCCGCCGCGGCGAGCGCGGCGCGCGGCACCGCCCGGAGTACACGATGCTCGAGTGGTACCGCGCGGGCGCGGACTACCACGACATCCTGGCGGATACGAAGGCGCTGGTCCTGCGCTTGGCCCGCGAGGTCCTGGGCTCGACCACGTTGCGCCGGGGGGAGCGCGAAATCATCCTCGAACCGGTCTGGGAATACCTGACCGTCTCCGAGGCGTTCCTCCGGTTCGCGGGTTGGGATCCGGTGGAGCAGTACGATCCCGACCGTTTCGATCTCGATCTGGTGGACAAAGTCGAGCCGCACTTGCCGAGGGAAACGCCCGTGATCCTGGCCGACTACCCGGCCGCCGCCGCGGCCCTCGCCCGGCGCAAGCCGGGGCGCCCGTCCGTGGCCGAACGCTGGGAGCTGTACCTGGACGGGATCGAGATCGCCAACGCGTACTCGGAGTTGACGGATGCGGCCGAGCAGGCCGCGCGGTTCGAGGAATGGAACCGGGCGCGGGCCGCCGCCGGCAAGCCGGTCTACCCGCTCGACCGGGAATTTCTCGCGGCGCTGGAAAAGGGCCTGCCGCCCTGCGCCGGCGTCGCGCTGGGCGTGGACCGCCTGGTCATGCTCTTCGCCGGGGCGGATTCGCTGGACGCCGTGCTGCCCTTCGGGGAGTGA